A stretch of the SAR86 cluster bacterium genome encodes the following:
- the ntrC gene encoding nitrogen regulation protein NR(I) — translation MDKNVWVVDDDESIRWVLEKGLSDGGMDVQTFDSANKVIKKLETENPHLILTDIRMPGPSGIDLLDKVKELRPEIPVIVMTAHSDLDSAVESYEHGAWEYLPKPFDIEEALSMVKRATSADEINREEPTETQAEVIGEAPAMQEVFRAIGKLSNSNSTVLLNGESGTGKELVARALYQHSPRKDKTFIALNMADIPKELLEAELFGHEKGAFTGADERRIGRFEQADGGTLFLDEIGDMQLETQTRLLRVLSNGEFYRVGGREPIKVDVRIITATHQNIEDLVKAGNFREDLFHRLNVIKLSLPKLNERKEDIPTLVKHFFKKSSDELAEEKKYLSAEVEDYFMTLSWPGNVRQLENTCRWLTVMSPTREVKLEDLPDDLKVENIENMNDWTKVLQSWSENYLAKGNNNLLEEAIPDFERTIIKVALNKTMGRKKEAAELLGWGRNTLTRKIKELGLDS, via the coding sequence ATGGATAAAAATGTTTGGGTAGTCGACGACGATGAATCAATCAGATGGGTTCTTGAAAAAGGTCTTTCTGATGGAGGAATGGATGTGCAAACTTTTGATTCAGCCAATAAGGTTATTAAGAAACTTGAAACAGAAAATCCGCATCTCATACTTACCGACATTAGAATGCCCGGACCTAGTGGAATAGACCTACTCGATAAAGTAAAAGAACTTCGACCAGAAATCCCAGTTATCGTCATGACTGCTCATTCGGATCTAGATAGTGCTGTTGAATCTTATGAACATGGTGCGTGGGAATATTTACCTAAACCTTTTGATATTGAGGAAGCATTATCAATGGTTAAAAGGGCTACATCAGCTGATGAGATTAATAGGGAGGAACCAACAGAAACTCAGGCTGAGGTTATTGGAGAAGCGCCTGCGATGCAAGAAGTCTTCAGAGCGATTGGTAAGTTATCAAATTCAAATTCTACCGTTTTGCTAAATGGCGAATCTGGTACAGGAAAAGAGCTTGTTGCCAGAGCCCTTTATCAGCATAGTCCTAGAAAAGATAAAACCTTCATTGCCCTAAATATGGCAGATATTCCGAAGGAACTCCTAGAAGCAGAACTCTTTGGGCATGAGAAAGGTGCTTTTACTGGTGCAGATGAAAGAAGGATCGGAAGATTTGAACAGGCAGATGGAGGTACCTTATTTCTAGACGAAATTGGAGATATGCAACTTGAAACTCAAACTAGACTTTTGAGAGTACTTTCTAACGGAGAATTTTATAGGGTTGGTGGCAGGGAGCCGATAAAAGTTGATGTCAGGATCATTACAGCAACGCACCAAAATATCGAAGATTTAGTTAAAGCTGGAAATTTTAGAGAGGACCTTTTCCATAGACTTAATGTAATTAAACTATCCTTACCGAAGTTAAATGAAAGAAAAGAAGATATTCCAACTTTAGTAAAACATTTCTTTAAGAAATCTTCTGATGAACTTGCTGAAGAAAAAAAATATCTTTCTGCAGAGGTAGAAGACTACTTTATGACTCTTTCTTGGCCGGGTAATGTCAGACAACTAGAAAATACTTGTAGATGGCTCACAGTCATGTCTCCAACTAGAGAAGTAAAATTGGAAGATTTACCCGATGATCTCAAAGTAGAAAATATAGAAAATATGAATGATTGGACTAAGGTCTTACAGTCTTGGTCAGAGAATTATTTAGCAAAAGGTAATAACAATTTACTTGAAGAAGCTATACCAGACTTTGAGAGAACCATCATTAAAGTCGCGCTCAATAAAACTATGGGAAGAAAAAAAGAAGCTGCGGAATTGCTCGGTTGGGGAAGGAATACTTTAACTAGAAAAATTAAAGAGCTTGGCTTAGATAGCTAA
- a CDS encoding rhodanese-like domain-containing protein encodes MNKFFVFISDNFLAVLVLLTLIFALIVYERRKGGNKVDNSEMTRLINKESPFIYDLRSSAEYGAGTVAGAMNLQPSNLLKEDALFKAGEEDCIILICKNGTVSSKASGELKKQGYINVNVLSGGMMNWTQSGMPLVKAK; translated from the coding sequence ATGAATAAATTCTTTGTATTTATCAGTGATAATTTTTTGGCTGTCTTAGTCCTATTGACACTCATATTCGCTTTGATTGTTTATGAAAGAAGAAAAGGTGGTAATAAAGTAGACAATTCAGAGATGACAAGGTTGATCAACAAGGAAAGTCCTTTTATTTATGATCTAAGAAGCTCTGCTGAATATGGAGCTGGAACCGTTGCAGGCGCTATGAATCTTCAACCTAGTAATCTCTTAAAAGAAGATGCACTCTTTAAGGCTGGCGAAGAAGATTGCATCATTCTAATTTGTAAAAATGGTACTGTTTCTTCCAAAGCCTCAGGAGAGTTAAAAAAGCAGGGTTATATAAACGTAAATGTTCTTTCTGGTGGGATGATGAACTGGACACAGAGTGGCATGCCCCTTGTAAAAGCAAAATAA
- a CDS encoding 2,3-bisphosphoglycerate-dependent phosphoglycerate mutase yields the protein MKSKLVLVRHGQSEWNAKNLFTGWKDPKLTDLGIREAIKAGELLDIRNLKFDLMFTSDLFRAQETGRLILEQINQKDIEIIQDQSLNERNYGDLAGLNKDEAREKWGEEQVHIWRRSFDVPPPGGESLKNTAERVLPYFEREIMPKVKKGLNILVAAHGNSLRALVMHLEKISSEEIVKLEIATGDPLIYEFSNGDFLRVD from the coding sequence ATGAAATCAAAACTTGTTCTGGTCAGACACGGTCAAAGTGAATGGAATGCAAAAAATCTATTTACAGGTTGGAAAGATCCTAAATTAACTGATCTAGGAATTCGGGAGGCAATAAAAGCTGGAGAGCTATTGGATATAAGAAATCTAAAGTTCGATCTAATGTTCACTTCAGATCTATTTAGGGCTCAAGAAACCGGTCGCTTGATCCTAGAACAGATAAACCAAAAAGATATAGAAATAATTCAAGATCAGTCTCTTAATGAAAGAAATTATGGAGACCTAGCAGGACTAAATAAAGACGAAGCGAGAGAGAAGTGGGGAGAAGAACAAGTCCATATTTGGAGACGATCTTTCGATGTCCCTCCGCCAGGCGGAGAGAGTCTAAAAAATACTGCCGAGAGAGTGCTTCCTTACTTTGAACGCGAAATCATGCCAAAGGTTAAGAAAGGCTTAAATATCTTAGTTGCAGCTCATGGAAATTCTTTGAGGGCTTTGGTAATGCATTTAGAGAAAATTAGTTCGGAGGAGATTGTGAAATTAGAAATAGCTACTGGGGACCCTTTAATTTATGAATTTTCGAATGGAGACTTTCTTAGGGTTGATTAA
- the hisF gene encoding imidazole glycerol phosphate synthase subunit HisF, giving the protein MSVAKRIIPCLDVDKGRVVKGVNFLNIRDAGDPVEIAKRYDTEGADEITMLDITASHETRDTTYKTVESIASQVFIPLTVGGGVRKIEDIKKLLRSGADKVSINTSAVENPGFVQEAADKFGSQCIVVAVDAKAKTDKDNTWEVVTYGGRNRTGIDVLEWTEKVTEYGAGEILLTSMDRDGTKEGFDNNLVSKVSSRISIPVIASGGVGNLDHLIDGVKIGGAEAVLAASIFHFSEFSIKDAKEAMKASGITVRF; this is encoded by the coding sequence ATGTCAGTTGCAAAGCGCATTATTCCCTGTCTTGATGTAGATAAGGGTAGAGTAGTGAAGGGAGTAAATTTCTTAAATATCCGTGACGCTGGTGATCCAGTCGAGATTGCAAAACGATATGATACCGAAGGAGCTGATGAAATCACTATGTTAGATATTACTGCCAGTCACGAGACTAGAGACACGACTTATAAGACTGTAGAAAGTATAGCGAGCCAGGTTTTTATCCCTCTTACCGTTGGAGGTGGAGTAAGGAAGATAGAAGATATTAAGAAACTTTTAAGATCTGGTGCAGATAAGGTAAGCATAAATACTTCAGCAGTAGAGAATCCTGGCTTCGTGCAGGAAGCGGCTGATAAATTCGGATCACAATGTATTGTTGTTGCTGTTGATGCTAAAGCCAAGACAGATAAAGATAATACATGGGAAGTTGTTACTTACGGAGGCAGGAATAGAACTGGTATAGATGTTTTAGAGTGGACCGAAAAAGTTACTGAATATGGAGCAGGTGAAATTCTACTTACCAGTATGGACAGAGATGGAACAAAAGAAGGTTTCGATAATAACTTGGTTTCTAAAGTCTCTTCAAGAATATCTATTCCTGTTATAGCCTCTGGTGGAGTGGGAAATCTTGATCATTTAATAGATGGAGTAAAAATTGGAGGCGCTGAAGCAGTTTTAGCAGCAAGTATCTTTCATTTTTCAGAGTTCTCCATTAAAGATGCCAAAGAGGCTATGAAGGCTTCCGGTATTACTGTTAGGTTTTAA
- the hisA gene encoding 1-(5-phosphoribosyl)-5-[(5-phosphoribosylamino)methylideneamino]imidazole-4-carboxamide isomerase, producing MIVIPAIDLKNGKCVRLREGKMDEETIFSEDPISTAGSWFSQGAEILHIVDLDGAVEGKPMNQEIIFSIISEFPEERIQIGGGIRSFESASEYLKAGIERVIMGTSAVEEPDMLKDFCVKYPNRLVLGIDALDGIVKTQGWLKGSEISPAELVKKFEDDPIAAIIFTDISKDGMMIGPNIEATSDLANQTKIPVIASGGVSSLDHIIQLDDRKNISGVICGRALYEKAFTYADVLEVLGN from the coding sequence ATGATCGTAATTCCAGCAATAGACTTAAAAAATGGGAAATGCGTTAGGCTGCGAGAAGGGAAAATGGATGAAGAAACTATATTCTCTGAAGATCCAATCTCAACAGCTGGCTCTTGGTTTTCTCAGGGAGCAGAAATTCTACATATAGTTGATTTAGATGGTGCTGTTGAAGGTAAACCCATGAATCAAGAAATCATATTTTCTATCATTTCAGAGTTTCCGGAAGAAAGAATACAAATAGGAGGAGGTATTAGAAGTTTTGAGTCGGCATCGGAATATTTAAAAGCTGGGATCGAGAGGGTTATTATGGGCACTTCTGCTGTTGAAGAGCCCGATATGTTAAAAGACTTTTGCGTTAAGTACCCAAATCGCTTGGTTCTAGGCATTGACGCCCTTGATGGTATTGTAAAAACTCAGGGCTGGCTAAAGGGTTCTGAAATTTCTCCTGCCGAGTTAGTCAAAAAATTTGAGGATGATCCTATCGCAGCTATTATCTTCACTGATATATCAAAGGATGGAATGATGATAGGACCCAATATCGAGGCTACATCGGACTTAGCTAACCAAACAAAAATTCCTGTAATTGCTTCTGGAGGTGTTTCCTCTCTAGATCATATTATCCAACTTGATGATAGAAAGAATATCTCAGGTGTAATATGTGGAAGAGCACTATATGAGAAAGCTTTTACTTATGCCGATGTTCTCGAGGTACTAGGAAACTAA
- the hisH gene encoding imidazole glycerol phosphate synthase subunit HisH — protein MTQIAVIDYGMGNLHSVSKALEAVSQKESIVITSDQEVIKTSDKLVFPGVGAIKDCMEAFSIDLKETVLEEVKKKPTLAICVGMQMLLESSEENGGVEGLGLLNGKVCKIQSNKDIKVPHMGWNQVYYLKEHFLLKNIIDSSYFYFVHSYCCPSSKDALTETIHGEKFVSSFAKDNIFAVQFHPEKSQSAGLQLYKNFLDWSV, from the coding sequence ATGACACAAATTGCTGTTATCGATTATGGAATGGGTAATCTGCACTCAGTGAGCAAGGCCCTAGAGGCTGTCTCGCAGAAAGAAAGTATAGTCATAACTTCTGATCAGGAAGTGATAAAAACTTCTGATAAATTAGTTTTTCCAGGAGTGGGTGCCATTAAGGATTGCATGGAGGCCTTTTCTATCGATTTAAAAGAGACAGTACTTGAAGAGGTTAAAAAGAAACCTACTCTCGCTATCTGTGTAGGTATGCAAATGCTTTTAGAATCAAGTGAAGAAAATGGTGGAGTTGAAGGGTTGGGCTTGTTGAATGGAAAAGTATGTAAGATTCAGTCTAATAAAGATATCAAAGTCCCTCATATGGGATGGAATCAGGTTTATTATCTAAAAGAGCACTTTCTACTGAAGAATATTATAGATTCCAGTTATTTTTATTTTGTTCACAGTTATTGCTGTCCTTCATCTAAAGATGCTCTTACCGAAACAATTCATGGTGAAAAGTTTGTATCGTCCTTTGCGAAAGATAATATTTTTGCTGTCCAGTTTCATCCTGAAAAGAGCCAAAGTGCAGGATTACAGTTATATAAAAACTTCTTGGATTGGAGTGTTTAG
- the hisB gene encoding imidazoleglycerol-phosphate dehydratase HisB, whose translation MRKVVVNRDTSETQIAIELNLDGTGKTEFDTGLPFLEHMLDQIGRHGMIDLSIKAKGDLHIDDHHTIEDIGISLGEAFNKAIGDKKGIRRYGQSYIPLDEALSRVVLDFSGRPGLFMKVDFVKEEVGGIDVNMFEHFFQSLSNHAFMTLHIENFYGENTHHQIETIFKAFGRALRMALEIDSKQADIIPSTKGAL comes from the coding sequence ATGCGAAAGGTAGTTGTAAATAGAGATACTTCGGAGACCCAAATAGCTATTGAGCTAAATCTAGACGGGACAGGTAAAACAGAGTTTGATACCGGATTACCTTTTCTTGAACACATGCTTGATCAGATTGGTAGACATGGAATGATTGATCTTAGTATTAAAGCTAAGGGCGATTTACATATTGATGATCACCACACTATCGAAGATATAGGTATTTCATTAGGAGAAGCTTTTAATAAAGCAATAGGAGATAAGAAGGGCATAAGAAGATATGGTCAGTCCTATATCCCACTAGATGAGGCTCTTTCAAGAGTGGTATTAGATTTTTCTGGAAGACCTGGATTATTCATGAAAGTCGATTTTGTCAAAGAAGAGGTTGGCGGTATTGATGTCAACATGTTTGAGCACTTCTTTCAATCACTCAGTAATCACGCATTTATGACTCTTCACATTGAGAACTTCTATGGTGAAAACACTCATCACCAAATTGAAACCATTTTTAAAGCTTTTGGAAGAGCATTAAGGATGGCTCTGGAAATAGATTCAAAACAGGCCGATATTATCCCTTCAACAAAAGGAGCTTTGTAG
- the mutY gene encoding A/G-specific adenine glycosylase codes for MSELSKKLIKWHKKSGRKDLPWQIQTNPYKVWISEVMLQQTQVQTVIPYYLRFIDRFPNINSLAESNENEVLSYWSGLGYYSRGRNLLKTAKILKDDFNSMMPQCSQKLESLPGIGKSTAGAILSLGFKQKAPILDGNAKRLLVRYFKVEEPIDSTKTIKNLWEIASKNLPHQECDIYTQAIMDVGSLICKRKSPDCENCPLNKTCLSFKEGIQDSLPLKSPSKKKPSKQLYWLLLQNKEGEVLLENRTSKGVWRGLWTFISFDEIESRKEFIKRLPKGYEFIEQHLKLKHTFTHYKLDIDTTLVRLNEDFQNLDNNKVWFNNKELSEIGMPMPVTKILKDHIEDAQSFL; via the coding sequence ATGTCTGAACTTAGTAAAAAACTGATCAAATGGCACAAGAAATCAGGTCGTAAAGATTTGCCTTGGCAGATTCAAACAAATCCATATAAAGTTTGGATATCTGAAGTCATGCTTCAGCAGACTCAAGTACAAACGGTAATACCTTATTACCTGAGATTTATAGATAGGTTCCCTAATATCAATTCACTTGCCGAATCCAATGAAAACGAAGTTTTAAGTTACTGGTCAGGGTTAGGTTATTACTCAAGGGGAAGGAATTTACTTAAGACTGCAAAGATTCTTAAAGATGATTTCAATTCCATGATGCCTCAGTGCTCGCAAAAATTAGAATCATTGCCTGGAATTGGAAAATCGACTGCTGGGGCCATTCTCTCTTTAGGTTTTAAACAAAAAGCTCCTATTCTAGATGGAAATGCAAAGCGACTATTAGTTAGATATTTTAAAGTGGAGGAACCTATTGATTCTACTAAGACAATTAAGAATCTTTGGGAAATAGCCTCTAAGAATTTGCCTCATCAAGAATGCGATATTTATACTCAGGCAATTATGGATGTGGGCTCCTTGATTTGTAAAAGAAAGAGTCCTGACTGTGAAAATTGTCCATTAAATAAAACATGCCTCTCATTCAAAGAAGGTATTCAAGATTCACTTCCTCTTAAATCTCCTTCAAAAAAGAAACCAAGCAAACAGCTCTATTGGCTGCTTTTGCAAAATAAAGAAGGTGAAGTTCTCTTGGAAAATAGAACCTCAAAAGGTGTATGGAGAGGTTTATGGACCTTTATAAGTTTTGATGAAATAGAATCAAGAAAAGAATTTATTAAAAGACTCCCCAAAGGTTATGAATTTATAGAACAGCATTTAAAGCTAAAACACACCTTCACTCACTATAAATTAGATATAGATACTACTTTAGTGAGATTAAACGAAGATTTCCAAAATCTAGATAATAATAAAGTGTGGTTTAATAACAAAGAATTATCAGAGATTGGCATGCCAATGCCTGTAACTAAAATTTTAAAAGATCATATTGAAGATGCGCAAAGTTTTTTGTAA
- a CDS encoding oxidative damage protection protein, with product MRKVFCKKYGEELEGLDKPPYPGQKGEDIFDNVSKKAWEEWLEHQKMLINEGQINLADRDSRKWLNEQMDLFLSGKDYAKPTGFKPVE from the coding sequence ATGCGCAAAGTTTTTTGTAAGAAATACGGTGAAGAGTTAGAGGGATTGGATAAACCTCCCTATCCAGGACAAAAAGGTGAAGACATATTTGATAATGTATCAAAAAAAGCTTGGGAGGAATGGTTGGAACACCAAAAGATGCTCATTAATGAAGGTCAAATAAACCTTGCAGATAGGGACTCTCGAAAATGGCTAAATGAGCAAATGGATCTTTTTCTGTCAGGAAAAGATTACGCAAAACCAACGGGGTTCAAGCCAGTTGAGTAA
- a CDS encoding alpha/beta hydrolase, with product MKKFLVLYLISFASLNVYSNYTLDQETTIAEINGISLAYKSIGMEEDPPVLMVMGLLASHKVWGETIVNGLVDSGYRVILFDNRDTGDSEKLDRLGRPNLYWKYFLYSLGIGFNAPYTLEDMAYDGIALLDHLDIEEAHIIGASMGGMIAQIIASKFPDKTTSLVSLMSSPRIPKTSEISQGNQENLRNMENVDTEGAREYGFYPRAMPRQLTAVFKAGDRSDIVKNISVPTLVLHGEDDALIPVSYGRLTSELIPNSTFKVYKDMGHNLPKEVIPILIEDIVNFYKKVDEVL from the coding sequence ATGAAAAAATTCCTAGTCTTATACCTCATTTCGTTCGCTTCTCTGAATGTTTATTCAAACTACACATTAGATCAAGAGACGACAATTGCAGAGATCAATGGAATCTCGCTTGCTTATAAAAGTATTGGCATGGAGGAAGATCCACCTGTATTAATGGTAATGGGCCTACTGGCATCACATAAAGTTTGGGGAGAAACCATTGTCAATGGACTTGTCGATTCTGGGTACAGGGTTATCCTCTTTGACAATAGAGATACAGGGGATAGTGAGAAGTTAGATAGGCTAGGAAGACCTAATCTTTATTGGAAGTACTTTCTTTATTCCTTGGGTATTGGTTTTAATGCGCCATATACACTTGAAGATATGGCATATGATGGTATTGCATTATTAGACCACTTAGATATTGAAGAGGCTCATATAATTGGAGCTTCTATGGGAGGCATGATAGCTCAAATAATAGCGTCCAAATTTCCAGATAAGACGACCAGCTTAGTGTCACTTATGTCATCTCCTAGAATTCCAAAAACCTCTGAGATTTCACAAGGAAATCAAGAAAATCTAAGAAATATGGAAAATGTTGATACAGAAGGTGCGCGAGAATATGGCTTTTATCCAAGGGCAATGCCTAGGCAATTGACTGCAGTTTTTAAGGCCGGAGACAGGTCTGATATTGTAAAAAATATCTCCGTACCAACGCTGGTACTTCATGGAGAAGATGATGCTTTAATACCCGTAAGTTATGGAAGGCTTACTTCAGAACTCATACCAAACTCAACATTTAAGGTTTACAAAGATATGGGTCATAATTTACCCAAAGAAGTTATACCTATTTTGATCGAGGATATTGTAAATTTTTACAAAAAAGTAGATGAAGTTCTTTAA
- the pip gene encoding prolyl aminopeptidase: protein MKFFNKENKLYPPIEPYDSGYIKQGIHEIYYEQCGNPKGKPAVFLHGGPGGGAGSFSRRFFNPKKYRIVLFDQRGCGKSKPHTCLENNTTWHLVEDIESIRKKLSIDKWLVFGGSWGSTLALAYAQSHPQNVTELVLRGIFMLRHKEIQWFYQYGASELYPEAWQGFLNEIPKEKRGDLVDAYREIFNGDDEEKKLSAAKAWSKWEASTSFINHNPEAVKDSVDSKFALAFALIENHYFVNNGFLENENQLLDNIDKIRDIPAVIIQGRYDVVCPPTTAYELHSRWPESELKIAPFSGHSAFEKEITHLLIETTDRFSKT from the coding sequence ATGAAGTTCTTTAATAAAGAAAATAAATTATATCCACCAATCGAACCTTATGATTCCGGCTATATAAAGCAAGGAATCCATGAAATTTATTATGAACAATGCGGGAATCCCAAAGGTAAACCTGCAGTATTCCTTCATGGTGGGCCTGGTGGAGGTGCTGGAAGCTTTTCTAGAAGATTTTTTAATCCTAAGAAATATCGCATAGTTCTTTTCGATCAGAGAGGATGTGGAAAAAGCAAACCCCACACTTGTCTTGAAAATAATACTACTTGGCACCTAGTTGAAGACATTGAGTCAATAAGAAAAAAATTAAGCATAGATAAGTGGCTTGTTTTTGGTGGTTCTTGGGGTAGTACTCTCGCATTGGCTTATGCACAGAGTCATCCTCAAAACGTAACAGAGCTTGTTTTAAGGGGTATCTTTATGTTGAGACATAAAGAAATCCAATGGTTCTATCAATATGGAGCAAGCGAATTATATCCGGAAGCATGGCAGGGATTTTTGAACGAAATTCCAAAAGAAAAGAGAGGCGATTTGGTTGATGCCTATAGGGAAATCTTTAATGGAGATGATGAAGAAAAAAAATTATCAGCTGCAAAAGCCTGGTCTAAATGGGAGGCATCTACTAGTTTTATTAATCATAATCCCGAAGCTGTAAAAGATTCTGTGGACAGCAAATTTGCATTAGCTTTTGCTCTTATTGAAAACCATTACTTTGTGAATAATGGTTTCTTGGAAAATGAAAATCAACTTCTCGATAATATCGATAAAATCAGAGACATCCCTGCTGTAATAATTCAAGGAAGATACGATGTAGTATGCCCTCCTACGACTGCTTATGAGCTACATTCGAGATGGCCAGAATCTGAACTAAAAATAGCTCCTTTTTCAGGTCATTCTGCATTCGAAAAGGAAATAACACACCTACTAATAGAAACAACAGACAGATTTTCCAAAACCTAA
- a CDS encoding alpha/beta fold hydrolase, translated as MIKILKFPILITLILCSPLFYAEGNHKIFNLGDFDLESGITLPNAKLSYVTHGKLNKEKDNLIVVPSAYLGDHHGFDFLIEPGKALDPEKYFIVATDMFQNGLSSSPSNTLPPFDGPNFPLISIRDNVKAGYKLVTELFKVKKIKGVVGFSMGAQQAFQWAVSYPDFVEKIVGIAGSAVEYPHGIVRLEGFISAIKADASFENGQYMSPPEVGLRAGGAHWASWGWSQEWYRQGLYKEMGLKDTDEVIDWFEEFVLTWDANNLIALARTWQNNNIGNTPGFNGNYSEALGSIKADVLYMPSETDMYFHIDALTREASMIPGVKLKVIPSLWGHIAGAGFSAEDIEFMNNEIIEFYK; from the coding sequence ATGATAAAAATTCTAAAATTCCCAATTCTGATAACTTTAATTTTATGTAGCCCACTCTTTTATGCTGAGGGTAATCACAAGATATTCAATCTAGGAGATTTTGACCTAGAGAGTGGAATCACATTACCAAATGCTAAGTTATCTTATGTAACTCATGGAAAATTAAATAAGGAAAAGGATAATTTAATAGTTGTTCCTTCTGCATACCTTGGTGATCATCATGGATTTGATTTTTTAATTGAACCTGGGAAAGCTCTGGATCCTGAAAAATATTTCATAGTTGCTACAGATATGTTTCAAAATGGTTTGTCTAGCTCACCAAGCAATACCCTGCCTCCATTTGATGGGCCGAATTTCCCTTTAATTTCAATAAGAGACAATGTGAAGGCAGGATATAAATTAGTTACTGAACTCTTTAAAGTTAAAAAGATAAAAGGTGTTGTAGGATTCTCAATGGGAGCTCAACAGGCCTTTCAGTGGGCTGTAAGTTATCCAGATTTTGTTGAAAAAATAGTGGGTATAGCAGGCTCAGCAGTAGAGTATCCGCACGGCATAGTAAGACTGGAAGGTTTTATATCTGCAATAAAAGCAGATGCCTCTTTTGAGAATGGTCAGTATATGTCCCCACCTGAAGTAGGACTCAGAGCAGGAGGAGCGCACTGGGCCAGTTGGGGCTGGTCTCAAGAATGGTATCGACAAGGCCTCTATAAAGAAATGGGCTTGAAAGATACCGATGAAGTTATAGATTGGTTTGAAGAATTTGTATTAACCTGGGATGCCAATAATCTTATAGCCCTAGCTAGAACCTGGCAAAATAATAATATTGGAAATACACCTGGATTTAATGGTAATTATTCAGAAGCATTAGGATCTATAAAAGCCGATGTCTTATATATGCCGAGCGAAACGGATATGTACTTTCATATTGATGCATTAACCAGAGAAGCTAGCATGATTCCTGGGGTTAAGCTTAAAGTAATTCCTTCACTTTGGGGTCACATAGCTGGAGCAGGCTTTTCAGCTGAAGATATAGAATTCATGAATAATGAAATAATAGAGTTTTACAAATAA
- a CDS encoding phytanoyl-CoA dioxygenase family protein — protein sequence MGNIKHVTTVTPVEEILNILDEDAGVIIDDFLESADLAQIKKDLRPFLNVTNNGQDEFTGFETKRVGALLARSETCQNLALDPLINKLADGFLGPHCENYQLHFSSAIQIGPGESSQILHRDRGVWGGYIPRKIETQFSTVWAINDFTKENGATQVVPGSHKWDKNRQPQIEEIAYAEMKAGSVFIYTGSVLHGGGTNTTEETRLGIFLHYAPSWLRQQENQYLSYPPEVAKKFTSELRSLIGYSKGGYVLGFFTDPNDKEGKLESVSPEKLFGDSKDKYATLATPEKLVKESSRK from the coding sequence GTGGGGAATATAAAGCACGTAACAACCGTCACTCCGGTAGAAGAAATATTAAATATTTTAGATGAGGATGCGGGTGTTATTATTGATGACTTTCTTGAATCAGCAGACTTAGCTCAAATTAAAAAAGATCTTCGACCCTTCCTGAATGTTACTAACAATGGCCAAGATGAATTCACTGGTTTCGAGACTAAAAGAGTTGGTGCTCTATTGGCCAGATCAGAAACATGTCAAAATTTAGCGCTGGATCCATTAATTAATAAACTAGCAGACGGGTTTTTGGGACCTCACTGCGAAAATTATCAACTGCATTTCTCTTCTGCTATTCAAATTGGACCGGGAGAATCAAGTCAAATTCTTCACAGAGATCGGGGAGTTTGGGGAGGGTATATTCCAAGAAAGATTGAAACACAATTCAGTACCGTCTGGGCAATTAATGATTTCACTAAAGAAAATGGAGCAACACAAGTAGTTCCTGGATCGCATAAATGGGATAAAAATAGACAACCACAGATTGAAGAAATTGCTTATGCAGAAATGAAAGCAGGATCTGTATTTATCTATACTGGATCGGTATTACATGGTGGTGGAACTAACACAACTGAGGAAACTAGATTAGGAATTTTCTTGCACTATGCACCTAGCTGGTTAAGGCAGCAAGAGAATCAATATCTCTCATATCCTCCAGAAGTCGCTAAAAAATTTACTTCTGAACTTCGTTCTTTGATTGGCTACTCAAAGGGGGGGTATGTTCTTGGATTCTTTACGGATCCAAATGACAAAGAAGGCAAATTGGAGTCAGTATCTCCTGAAAAGTTATTTGGTGATTCAAAAGATAAATATGCAACTTTAGCCACACCTGAAAAGCTAGTAAAAGAATCTTCAAGAAAATAA